In a single window of the Acyrthosiphon pisum isolate AL4f chromosome X, pea_aphid_22Mar2018_4r6ur, whole genome shotgun sequence genome:
- the LOC100159662 gene encoding uncharacterized protein LOC100159662, giving the protein MTGTVPFGFFALALTVTSCLAAISEVKTNNPVTQKPGRFLSLPVAQKCSQRPKEFTYKGRNYFYSGHTQQYKTSKVDWLEARNICREYCMDLVSIETQEENNLIFRLIQQNDAPYIWTSGRLCDFKGCENRPDLEPKTVNGWFWSATRGKISATNQTSAGWTYIPWSKSGHKKTPQPDNAEFDINGTVESCLSVLNNVYGDGIAWHDIGCYHEKPFVCEDSDELLSYVAATNPGLQL; this is encoded by the exons ATGACTGGAACCGTGCCTTTTGGATTTTTCGCATTGGCGCTAACGGTGACAAGCTGCTTGGCGGCCATCAGCGAGGTGAAAACTAACAACCCCGTCACACAGAAGCCTGGTCGTTTCCTCAGCCTGCCTGTCGCTCAGAAATGTAGTCAAA GACCGAAAGAATTCACTTACAAAGGACGCAATTACTTCTATAGTGGCCACACGCAACAGTACAAAACATCCAAAGTTGATTGGTTGGAAGCAAGAAATATCTGCCGAGAATACTGCATGGACCTTGTATCGATTGAAACTCAAGAAGAAAACAATCTCATTTTCCGACTGATCCAACAAA ACGACGCTCCGTACATATGGACCAGCGGACGGCTATGCGACTTCAAGGGCTGCGAGAACCGACCGGACCTTGAGCCGAAGACCGTGAACGGATGGTTCTGGTCAGCCACCCGGGGCAAGATCTCGGCCACCAACCAGACATCAGCTGGCTGGACGTACATTCCATGGAGCAAGAGTGGCCACAAGAAGACACCACAGCCAGACAACGCTGAGTTCGACATCAATGGCACAGTGGAATCGTGTCTGAGCGTACTCAACAACGTATACGGCGATGGCATAGCGTGGCACGACATCGGTTGCTATCACGAGAAGCCATTCGTGTGCGAGGACAGTGACGAGCTCCTCAGCTACGTGGCCGCCACCAACCCCGGACTCCAGCTCTAA
- the LOC103310717 gene encoding uncharacterized protein LOC103310717 translates to MGNIEVRPTSPSLSDNDSNADNDSIASSSEVVPLSARVNDDCDDDGGDDDDNDDDDDVVQPEGENRTNVSNRTNRQQRTTSGRRKDVVRRNRPTVAANEDGHGDTEQPTWSVVVDDHAGGSSQAAAGRRARTSRPPQVRERSRSPCTRLSCSRTHHRNQSRVSRRSRRWSADPAEPVVMIAAEERVAVAKPQPRPRRSKRTTAGQWRRRS, encoded by the coding sequence ATGGGCAATATTGAGGTAAGGCCGACATCACCGTCATTGTCGGACAACGACAGCAACGCAGACAACGATTCGATCGCGTCGTCCTCTGAAGTCGTACCGCTGTCTGCGCGCGTGAACGACGACTGTGACGACGATGGCGGTgatgacgacgacaacgacgacgacgacgacgtcgttCAACCAGAAGGCGAAAATCGGACGAATGTTTCAAACCGGACAAATCGACAGCAGCGGACGACTTCGGGCCGGCGAAAAGACGTCGTGAGGCGGAACAGACCGACTGTGGCCGCGAACGAAGACGGCCACGGCGACACCGAACAGCCGACGTGGTCGGTCGTGGTGGACGACCACGCCGGAGGGTCATCGCAGGCGGCTGCCGGACGTCGGGCACGGACAAGTCGACCACCGCAGGTCCGAGAACGGTCGCGGTCACCGTGTACCCGGTTGTCGTGTTCGCGGACACACCACCGCAACCAAAGCAGAGTCAGCCGTCGCAGTCGCCGTTGGTCGGCAGACCCAGCCGAGCCCGTCGTCATGATTGCGGCCGAAGAACGGGTCGCGGTGGCCAAACCCCAGCCCCGCCCTCGTAGGTCCAAAAGAACAACGGCCGGCCAGTGGAGAAGGAGGAGTTGA